Proteins encoded within one genomic window of Lepidochelys kempii isolate rLepKem1 chromosome 11, rLepKem1.hap2, whole genome shotgun sequence:
- the ZC3H15 gene encoding zinc finger CCCH domain-containing protein 15 isoform X1 produces the protein MPPKKPPPAAGPNKKADQKKKEKIIEDKTFGLKNKKGAKQQKFIKAVTHQVKFGQQNPRQAAQAEGDKKLKKDDKKKELQELNELFKPVVAAQKISKGADPKSVVCAFFKQGQCTKGDKCKFSHDLSLERKCEKRSVYIDARDEDLEKDTMDNWDEKKLEEVVNKKHGEAEKKKPKTQIVCKYFLDAIENNKYGWFWVCPGGGDNCMYRHALPPGFVLKKDKKKEEKEDEVSLEDLIERERAALGPNITKITLESFLAWKKRKRQEKIDKAEQDMERRKADFKAGKALVISGREVFEFRPELVDADDEEADDTNYIQGSSEDEVEDLVRINDVDLNLYVPKDVDETGITVASLERFSTYTSVEKDDNKLSEASGGGIENGEQSDSEENEAEGEQENGVIDAVPVDENLFTGEDLDELEEELNTLDLEE, from the exons ATGCCCCCCAAGAAACCGCCACCTGCGGCGGGGCCCAATAAGAAGGCGGACCAGAAAAAGAAGGAGAAGATCATCGAG GACAAAACATTTGGTCTAAAGAATAAGAAAGGAGCAAAACAGCAGAAGTTTATCAAGGCTGTGACTCATCAAGTTAAATTTGGTCAACAAAATCCAAGACAG GCTGCTCAAGCTGAAGGTGACAAGAAATTAAAGAAGGATGATAAGAAGAAAGAATTACAGGAACTAAATGAACTCTTCAAACCTGTAGTTGCTGCCCAGAAAATTAGTAAAG GTGCAGATCCCAAATCAGTAGTTTGTGCTTTCTTCAAGCAAGGACAGTGCACTAAAGGAGATAAGTGCAAGTTTTCTCATGATTTGTCTTTGGAGAGAAAGTGTGAAAAACGCAGTGTTTACATTGATGCAAGAGATGAAGATCTTGAAAAAG ATACAATGGATAATTGGGATGAGAAAAAGCTGGAAGAGGTGGTGAACAAGAAGCATGGTGAGGCggaaaagaaaaaacccaaaactcAAATA GTCTGCAAGTATTTTCTTGATGCTATCGAAAACAACAAATATGGCTGGTTTTGGGTTTGTCCTGGTGGAGGAGACAACTGTATGTACCGCCACGCTCTCCCTCCTGGCTTTGTactaaaaaaagacaaaaagaaggaggaaaaagaagatGAAGTTTCTTTAGAAGATCTAATAGAAAGAGAG CGTGCTGCCTTAGGACCAAACATTACCAAAATCACCTTAGAGTCTTTTCTTgcatggaagaaaagaaaaagacaagaAAAGATTGACAAGGCTGAACAAGATATGGAACGGAGGAAAGCAGATTTTAAAGCTGGCAAAGCACTGGTG ATCAGCGGACGTGAAGTATTTGAGTTCCGGCCGGAGTTGGTTGATGCCGATGATGAAGAAGCAGACGACACTAATTATATTCAAGGATCAAGTGAAGATGAG GTTGAAGATCTTGTGAGGATAAATGATGTAGACTTGAACCTGTATGTCCCAAAGGATGTAGATGAGACTGGTATTACTGTGGCTAGTCTCGAGCGATTCAGCACATACACTTCAGTGGAAAAAGATG ataACAAATTAAGTGAAGCTTCAGGAGGTGGAATAGAGAATGGGGAGCAAAGTGATTCAGAAGAAAACGAGGCAGAAGGAGAACAGGAAAATGGAGTAATAGATGCAGTTCCTGTTGATGAAAATCTTTTTACTGGAGAGGACTTGGATGAACTAGAAGAAGAATTAAACACTCTTGATTTAGAAGAATGA
- the ZC3H15 gene encoding zinc finger CCCH domain-containing protein 15 isoform X2, protein MPPKKPPPAAGPNKKADQKKKEKIIEDKTFGLKNKKGAKQQKFIKAVTHQVKFGQQNPRQAAQAEGDKKLKKDDKKKELQELNELFKPVVAAQKISKGADPKSVVCAFFKQGQCTKGDKCKFSHDLSLERKCEKRSVYIDARDEDLEKDTMDNWDEKKLEEVVNKKHGEAEKKKPKTQIVCKYFLDAIENNKYGWFWVCPGGGDNCMYRHALPPGFVLKKDKKKEEKEDEVSLEDLIEREISGREVFEFRPELVDADDEEADDTNYIQGSSEDEVEDLVRINDVDLNLYVPKDVDETGITVASLERFSTYTSVEKDDNKLSEASGGGIENGEQSDSEENEAEGEQENGVIDAVPVDENLFTGEDLDELEEELNTLDLEE, encoded by the exons ATGCCCCCCAAGAAACCGCCACCTGCGGCGGGGCCCAATAAGAAGGCGGACCAGAAAAAGAAGGAGAAGATCATCGAG GACAAAACATTTGGTCTAAAGAATAAGAAAGGAGCAAAACAGCAGAAGTTTATCAAGGCTGTGACTCATCAAGTTAAATTTGGTCAACAAAATCCAAGACAG GCTGCTCAAGCTGAAGGTGACAAGAAATTAAAGAAGGATGATAAGAAGAAAGAATTACAGGAACTAAATGAACTCTTCAAACCTGTAGTTGCTGCCCAGAAAATTAGTAAAG GTGCAGATCCCAAATCAGTAGTTTGTGCTTTCTTCAAGCAAGGACAGTGCACTAAAGGAGATAAGTGCAAGTTTTCTCATGATTTGTCTTTGGAGAGAAAGTGTGAAAAACGCAGTGTTTACATTGATGCAAGAGATGAAGATCTTGAAAAAG ATACAATGGATAATTGGGATGAGAAAAAGCTGGAAGAGGTGGTGAACAAGAAGCATGGTGAGGCggaaaagaaaaaacccaaaactcAAATA GTCTGCAAGTATTTTCTTGATGCTATCGAAAACAACAAATATGGCTGGTTTTGGGTTTGTCCTGGTGGAGGAGACAACTGTATGTACCGCCACGCTCTCCCTCCTGGCTTTGTactaaaaaaagacaaaaagaaggaggaaaaagaagatGAAGTTTCTTTAGAAGATCTAATAGAAAGAGAG ATCAGCGGACGTGAAGTATTTGAGTTCCGGCCGGAGTTGGTTGATGCCGATGATGAAGAAGCAGACGACACTAATTATATTCAAGGATCAAGTGAAGATGAG GTTGAAGATCTTGTGAGGATAAATGATGTAGACTTGAACCTGTATGTCCCAAAGGATGTAGATGAGACTGGTATTACTGTGGCTAGTCTCGAGCGATTCAGCACATACACTTCAGTGGAAAAAGATG ataACAAATTAAGTGAAGCTTCAGGAGGTGGAATAGAGAATGGGGAGCAAAGTGATTCAGAAGAAAACGAGGCAGAAGGAGAACAGGAAAATGGAGTAATAGATGCAGTTCCTGTTGATGAAAATCTTTTTACTGGAGAGGACTTGGATGAACTAGAAGAAGAATTAAACACTCTTGATTTAGAAGAATGA